The Crocosphaera subtropica ATCC 51142 genome includes a window with the following:
- a CDS encoding GNAT family N-acetyltransferase: MSTDFSIRVASLEDKEVVTQLLKASYPVLMKSRYSEEHLSNILPIMTKANPFLLSSGTFYLAETKDKSVIGCGGWTKEKPGSSEIETGLGHIRHFATHPQWTRKSIGRKIYQRCEKEAKMAQIKCFECFSSLNAEGFYRALGFKSVKNIDIILVNHLKIEAVWMRRYI, translated from the coding sequence ATGTCAACTGATTTCAGCATTAGAGTTGCCTCTTTAGAAGATAAAGAAGTTGTTACCCAATTATTAAAAGCGTCTTATCCCGTTTTGATGAAATCTCGATACTCTGAGGAACATCTCTCCAATATTTTGCCAATCATGACAAAAGCCAATCCATTTTTACTCTCATCAGGAACCTTTTATTTAGCCGAAACCAAAGATAAATCGGTGATTGGTTGTGGTGGTTGGACAAAAGAAAAACCGGGTAGCAGCGAAATAGAGACGGGGTTAGGCCATATTCGTCATTTTGCTACCCATCCCCAATGGACTCGTAAATCTATTGGACGCAAAATTTATCAAAGGTGTGAAAAAGAAGCTAAGATGGCTCAAATTAAGTGTTTTGAATGTTTTTCTAGTTTAAATGCAGAAGGATTTTATCGTGCTTTAGGCTTCAAGTCTGTAAAAAATATTGATATTATC
- a CDS encoding class I SAM-dependent methyltransferase, giving the protein MNTATLKPKDPVAIASELLNILNHGALSLMISIGHRTQLFDVMANLPPATSDTIAEAAGLNERYVREWLGAMVVGGIVTYHPDDRTYQLPSEYAAFLTRQATPNNMAVTMQFIPVLAQVEDEIIRCFQQGGGLPYTAYPRFHEVMAEDSGQGVVAVLDEAILPLVPGLTAKLSDGIKVLDVGCGSGRAISKLAQLYPRSQFIGVDFSETAIALARSQAQGLGLNNLKFEVQDAANLNFEQPFDLITAFDAIHDQAYPDLVLKSIYENLEDQGIFLMQDIRASRDVHENLDHPARTFLYTISCLHCMSVSLANNGAGLGTVWGEETALEMLKETGFEQIAVKQLPHDPMNNFYIVQKTTH; this is encoded by the coding sequence ATGAATACAGCCACCTTAAAACCCAAAGATCCGGTTGCGATCGCCTCAGAATTATTAAATATTCTTAATCATGGGGCCTTATCTTTGATGATTTCCATTGGTCATCGGACCCAACTGTTTGATGTCATGGCCAACTTACCTCCTGCAACTAGCGACACCATTGCAGAGGCTGCAGGGTTAAATGAGCGTTACGTTAGAGAATGGTTGGGGGCTATGGTTGTTGGAGGCATTGTTACTTATCACCCCGATGATCGCACCTATCAGTTACCGTCTGAATATGCAGCCTTTCTCACCCGTCAAGCCACCCCTAATAATATGGCGGTGACAATGCAGTTTATTCCTGTTTTAGCCCAAGTCGAAGATGAGATTATTCGTTGTTTTCAACAGGGTGGGGGACTTCCTTACACGGCATATCCGAGGTTTCATGAAGTTATGGCAGAAGATAGCGGACAAGGGGTGGTAGCGGTGCTAGATGAAGCTATTTTACCCTTAGTTCCAGGGTTAACAGCAAAATTATCTGATGGCATTAAGGTCTTAGACGTGGGATGTGGGAGTGGACGTGCTATCAGTAAACTGGCGCAACTTTACCCCCGTAGTCAGTTTATCGGGGTTGATTTCTCTGAAACGGCGATCGCCTTAGCCCGATCTCAGGCTCAAGGGTTGGGACTCAATAATCTGAAGTTTGAAGTACAAGATGCAGCCAATCTTAACTTTGAGCAACCTTTTGATTTAATTACGGCCTTTGATGCCATTCACGATCAAGCTTATCCTGATCTTGTTCTTAAGAGTATCTATGAAAATTTAGAAGATCAAGGGATCTTTTTGATGCAGGATATTCGGGCTTCTCGTGATGTACATGAAAACTTAGACCACCCGGCTAGAACCTTTCTTTATACTATTTCTTGCTTACATTGTATGTCGGTTTCTTTAGCCAATAATGGGGCCGGTTTGGGAACGGTTTGGGGTGAAGAAACTGCTTTAGAAATGTTAAAAGAAACTGGATTTGAGCAAATTGCTGTGAAACAACTTCCCCATGATCCCATGAACAATTTTTATATTGTTCAAAAAACCACTCACTAA